ACGTGAAAATACCGGCGCATGTGCACGATGCGATCACCGCGTTGGCGCGGCAGCTCGGCACCTCGAAGACTGAGATCATCAGCGCCCTGCTGAATGCGGGGTTGGAAACGGCAGCGAAGTTGCGCAGCGGGACTGGGCACAGAGGGGAGTGAACGTGCACAGCCGCATCAATCGCATTCTGGTTCCCGTCGATTTCTCCCCCGATTCTCAGAATGCCCTACGGTACGCTGCTGACCTCGCCGCCGCGTGTGGTGCAGAGATCATGATGTTGCATGTGGTT
This genomic stretch from Candidatus Binatia bacterium harbors:
- a CDS encoding universal stress protein; translation: MHSRINRILVPVDFSPDSQNALRYAADLAAACGAEIMMLHVV